A region of the Bryobacteraceae bacterium genome:
CCCGTCTTCTGGTCGATCCGGAACACGCGAAGCCGCCTCTGATAGCGCTCGGTGACCACGGCAATGTCCGTGCGCCTCCCGGCCAGAAGAAGGCCGTATTCGACGTCCACGTTATTGGGGCGGTCGAGCGGCTGAATGCGCTGGCGGAGACGGCCATCCAGGCCAAAGACGACCAGTGCGCCGCGCGGAGCGGCGGCCTTGTTGGTTCCGATCACAAGGCTGCGGACGGGATCCTGCGGGTGAACCCAGATGGCCGGATCGTCCGCATCGTCGCCGGCTGGCTCGGTCATGACCCTCGGCTTCACGCTTGCGGCTGGCGGCAGAGGAATAACTCCCGAGAGAGCAGCCGCAAAGAAGATGACCGAGATACGTTTTTTCTGAAACATTTCGCTTCCATTTTGACGCCTCCCGGGACCGGCCCGCCCGGCCCGTCAGGGGCCGGGCGGGCGCGGGGCAGGCTGCCGCAGGGCTAGAAGTTCAGTCGCAGCATGAACTGGAGCATCCGGCTGGTGCCAAAGCCGGTGGCCCCGTCGTTGGCCGTGGAGCGGATCTGGCCGAAGTCAGAGCGGGACCAGTTGTTGACGGGTGTTCCAAACTGCGACCGGTTGAACAGGTTGAATGCTTCGGCTCGGAAGTCGAGCGAGAATGCTTCGCCCAGGCGTGTCTTCTTGTTCAGGGCCACGTCGGCCTGCCAGAGGCCAGGCGCGCGCAGGATGTTGCGCGGCGCGTTGCCCCAGGTTCCCCGGGCCGGGGCTGCGAAGGCGGCGCGGTTCACCCAGAGGCCGGGCGTCCGGACGTCCGGGTAAAGCGGAGCGCCGGTGAGGTTGGGCCGCTGGTTGCGCGCGTTGCCGTCGGGCACTTCGGCGGTGGCGCGGTCCAGCACCGGGCTGAAAGGCCGCCCGGTCCGGGCCGTGAAAACACCCGAGAGATCCCAGCCTTCCAGCAGGCGTCCGGCGAAGCCGCTCTTCGGCCCGAAGGCGCGCCCAGGACCGAAAGGAAGCTCGTAGACCGAGTTGATGGTGGCGGTGTGGCGGATGTCAAAGTCCGACACGGCCCGTTCGCAGCGGCGGCAGGAGGCGATCATGATCTCGGCGCCATCGCCGGAGCCGGCGTTGTCATCGATGGCTTTCGAGTACATGTACTGGAGCTGGAAGAGCCAGCCGCGGGTGAAGTTCCGCTGGAGCGAGTTCTGCCATCCGTGGAATGTGTTGTTGCCATAGTTGTTCTTGCGGTCGACGTCCGCGAAGGCCGGCAGCGGCCGCACGTTCGTTCCCGGAATCAGCAGATTGACGCGGTCACGGCCGAACAGCTTCGAGCCGCGATTGCCGACGTAGGCGGTCTGGAACACGAACGATGCGGGCAGTTCGCGCTGGATGGACAAGCTCCACTGCTGGGAGTAGAAATCACGCCGGTCGCGTTGCAGGGCGCGGGGCTGGGATCCGCTGGAGCGGGCCTCAGCGATAAACGGAGTAATGGGATAGGCGAGGCCGGGCCGCTGCGCGGCGGTCAGCTGGAGCCGTTCCGGTTCGCTGTCGACGGCAGCGGTGACGTCGTCCTGCTGGCCGGGACCGTAGTAGATGCCGTAGCCGCCGCGCAATACGGTCTTCTCCGTCAGGCCCCAGGCGAAGCCAAAGCGCGGCGCGAGGTTGTTGCGGTCAGGGAAATACCAGGGCGAGCCCTGCGGGCACCAGCCGGCGCAGCGGATCTCGTCAAAGACGCGTCCGCGCCCGTTGACCTCGGTCATCACCGTGTAATACTCATAGCGCGCGCCGAGGGTGAGAGTCAGGTTGCGCAACGCCTTCCATTCGTCCTGGAAGTAGCCCTGCCAGAGCGTCCGGCGTCCGCCGAACATCGGCAGGACGCCGGCCACCTGGAAGCGGTCCACGCGGTTATTGATGAAGGCATCCATGTTGGCGTAGCGGACGGAGATTGACCCGGCGTCCCCGGCGTTGAGCTGGATGCGCCGGGCCTCGCCACCAAATTTGAGCGTATGGCGCCCGAGCTGCCAGCTCACGTTGTCGGCAAAGGTCCAGGAGTTGGGCTTCTCGTAGATGGCCGTGGAAGCCTGCGTTGTCGTGAGCCCCGGGACAGTGAAGGCCTCCGGAAGCACGCCCACCTGCGGCCGCGTAAGGGCGCTGCGATTGAAGCCGAACTTGAAGTCGTTCACGACGCGCGGGCTCAGCACGGCCTGCCACTGGGCTGTGGCGTTGGTGGGCCGGACGTAGCTCTGCCGATATTCCAGCAGTCCGGAACGGCGGTCGTTGAAGGTGCCATCGGTCGTATTGAAGCGGAAGAACAGCAGATGGTTGGAGTTCAGCCGGTGGTCGATGCGGGCCGTGCCGGCGTTTTCCTCCCAACGGTTGCGAAAGACTCCCGTAAAGCGGTCAACCAGCGGGTCGGATGTGGGCGTCTGGCCCACCGGATACGAGTTGACTACGCTGGCCAGAGCCGGCGAGGTGGAGGCCACCCGCTGCCGCAGCAGGGCGCTGGGAACGAGCCCGTTGACAGCCGCCTGGCCCAGCCGCTGCTGAAGCCCTTCGTAATTGACAAAGAAGAATGTGCGGTCGCGCCGGATGGGACCGCCCAGATTACCGCCGAACTGGTTCAGCCGGAAATCAGGATTGTCGCTGGGATCGAATGGGCGGCGCGCGTCGAAACGGTCATTGCGGACAAACCAGAACAGGCCGCCGTGGAAATCGTTCGTACCCGAGCGGGAGACAAGGTTGATCTGGGCGCCGGCGCTGGTGCCGGTCTCGGCCGTGTAGCTCGACGAGTTCACCTTGAACTCCGAGATGGAATCGAGCGAAATCACCAGCCGCAAACCCCCTTCCTGCCTTGGATCCTTGATGCCGGTGGCGTCGACGCCGTCGAACGTCCAATAATTTTCATCGCGATACCGGCCGAAGAAGCGGATCGAGTTCTGTGTGCCGTCACCAGTGTTGACCGCGCCGGGAGCGAGCGCCATCAGGAAGCTCCAGTTGCGGCCGTTGATGGGAATTTCGCGAACCTGTCTCTGGCCGATCACCGAGCCGATGTCGGCGGTAGCCTGTTCGAGCGGGGTAGCCTCGGCCTGGATTTCCACGGCCGTAGCCAGCGTGCCCACCTGAAGGCGGAAGTCGAGCGTGCGCTGCTGGCCGACCCCCAGAACCACGCCGGTCGCCGTCGCCGGCGTGAAGCCATCTTTGGTGACCGTCACCTCATACGTGCCGGTCGGCACCGCAGAGAAAACATAATAGCCCTCATTTGTCGTCTCGGTCTGCCGGGCGAGACCTGTCGCGGGGTTGACGATCTGGACCTTTGCCCCGGGGACGGAGGCGCCACTCTCGTCGAAAACCTGGCCGCTCAGGCGGCTGCGGTCAACCTGCCCGCAGAGGGGAACCACAACCAGCAGAGCGGCCAGGAATCCTGTACACAGATGCTTTTCGGCCATACAGTACGGAGAATCCCACGGCAGAGTTACAACGGTATGACATACAAGTTGCAAAAGTGTAAGACCACCCATCCGGCGGTGCGTGCTCCGCCATCGCCCGACCGGTCTGAATTTGCGCCGCCGGGGCGCGCTTTGGTAGCTTGCAAAGGGAAACCCATTTGCAATGCTAGAGGATACGAACCGCAGGAGAATTGTGCGCACGCGCCGGGTGGACGAAATCGGCACGTTTGATGAGCTGCTGCGCCACTGTCTGCCCGCCTTTGGCGGGGCGTATCTGCGGCGGATTTATACAATCCTGGACACGGCCATCGGCATGGGCTGCCCGCTGACGGTCTCGGTGGCGGGCCCGGTGACGGTGAGCGGGCAACACCAGGCGTGGCTGATACCGCTAATCGAAACAGGATGGATTGCTTACGTTTCGACCACCGACGCCGTCTGCTACCACGACGGCCACCGGGCGCTGCCGGGCCGCGGCGACTGCGTTTTCGAGGTTCCCATTTTCGGCGATGACGGCGCACTGCGCGAGCAGCGCATCATCCGCGTTGCCGACATGGCCTTTGAGGACGACGTCCTCAACGACCAGGACCGCTTGCTCTCCGCCCTGCTCCAGCGGCCCGAGTTTCAGAAGAAAATGTCCGGCACCGAGTTCCGCTACAAGCTGGGGCTCTGGTACGGGGCGATGGAAAAAGCCAGCGGCGTGGCGCCGGGGCTGCTGTCCACCTGCGCCCGCATGGCCGTGCCCGTCTTCGTCGGCGCGCCCGGCGATGGCAGCGTGTTTCTGAATTCGCTCAAGCTGTGGGCGATGCGCGAGACGGGCCTGATCGAACGCCATGAGCTTGATCTCGACATCCACCTGGAAGTCTTTGAAAGCTGCGCGTTTCACTACTGGGGCCTGTTTGAATCCGAGGCGCGGGCGATGGGCACCATCATTCTGGGCGGCGGCGTGCCCAAGAATTTCAACCTTCAGCCGGAGCCGGCCCTGAGCCAGTTGCTGGGACTGCCCGACATCCGTGGCTATCTGTTCGACGTGCAGATCGTCAGCTCGCCGGTCACCGACGGGTCGCTGTCGTCCTGCTTCCCGGCCGAGGCGGTGACCTGGGGCAAGGTGGACAAGGACCACTATCAGCAGACAACCGAGTCGATGCAATGCGACTACTCGATTGTCCTGCCACTGCTCGTAAAGGCGCTGCTCGAAAACCGGGCGCGCTACGAACGATTGGCCGCAGAGATGGGCGAAGAGGCGCTGTTTGAAAAAGAACCCAAGGCCCGCGGTTATCTGCGCCCGCGCGCGGGCTACCGCCTGTACGACCGGCGCGCGGAGCTGGTGGAGAAGCTGAAACAGGCGGTGCGCGAACAGCGCGACTGGCTGCTCGACAGCATCCGCTTCCCGTTGCCGCCGGCCCCCTGAAAGGAGATTGCAGCTCATTGCATTGGGGCGCCCGGGGCGGCGATGATGGTTGCAGATCCCGGCCCGTCCGGGCCGAACCACCCGGAATGAAGCGCTCCGCCGCAGCCTGGGCCGTGCTGGTTGTGACGGCGGCAGCCCTCTGCCTCGCCGTCGCATCCTCGGCGCGCGAGCCCGTGGCGCGGGCCCCGCAGCGGCCCGTCTATCGCGACATCGCCGCAACTTGGCCGTTCCGTTACGTGTCCAATAACAGCCTGCACGGGCGGAAGTGGTTTCCGCAGCCGATGTGCGGCGGCATCGCGGTCTTCGATTATGACAACGACGGCCGGCTCGACATCTTTTTCACTAACGGCGCCCGCTTCCCCGAGCGCCGGCGGACGGATCCTTCCTACTTCAACCTCCTGCTGCGGCAGAAGCCCGATGGCACGTTCGAGGACATGACGGAGCGCGCCGGGCTGCAAGGGAAGGATCTCGACTTCAACTTCGGCGTGGCTGCCGGCGACTACGACAACGACGGCTGGACGGACCTGTTCATCGCCACTGCCGGCCGCAATGTCCTGTACCGCAACATGCGCAATGGGACGTTCCGCGACGTGACTGCCGGTTCAGGCCTTGGAAAAAAGCCGCCCAATCTCCTCAGCGTCGTGGCCGCCTGGTTCGACTATGACCGCGACGGCTGGCTGGATCTGTTCGTTTCCAACTACACCTACTGGTCGCCCGAAACAGACCACCGCTGCGCGATGAGCGACATGGATCTCTACTGCGACCCGCGCCGCTACCCCAGCGTCCCGCACCAGCTTTTCCGCAACCTGGGCAACGGCACATTTGCTGACGTCACGGAAAAAGTGCGCCTCAATGAGGCCCCTGGCAAGGGAATGGGGGTTTCCATCGCTGATTTCAACGACGACGGATGGCTGGACATTTTCGTCGCCAATGACACGGATCCCAATTTTCTTTTCCTCAACCGCCAGGGGAAATTCTTCGAAGAAACCGGTCTCCAGCTGGGCGTGGCCTATAACGAGAACGCGCAGGCCGGCTCGTCGATGGGATGCGACGCGAAGGACTATGACAACGACGGCCGAACCGATATCTTCTACAACAACCTGCGTTCGCAGATCTGGGGCCTGCTGCGCAACACCGGCGGAGCGTTCGAGCTGGTCTCGACGCCGACCCGCATCACCTACCTGAGCCGGCCCTATTCGGGCTGGAGCAACGGTTTCATCGACTATAACAACGACGGATGGAAAGACATTTACTCCTCCAATGGAGACGTCGATGAATTCAACGAGCTTTCCCCGCAGAATGACACGATGTTTGAGAACGTGGAGGGAAAGCATTTCATCGACGTCTCGGCAGAACTGGGGCCGGATTTCATGCAGAGAGGATTCCAGCGCGGCTCGGCCTTCGCCGACCTGAACAACGACGGCTGGATGGACATCGTCGTCACGTCGCTGAACCGCCGGCCGCGGATCCTGCTCAACAGCGGCCTGCCCGGCGCGCACTGGCTGCTTGTGGAACTCAACGGACGCCGCAGTCCCCGCGACGCCATCGGAGCCAAGCTCAAGCTGACGACGGTCTCCGGACGGACCCTCTACAACCACGTCTCGGTGAGCGTCGGGTTCATGGGGTCCAGCGACCGCCGCGTCCACTTTGGCCTCGGCCCGGAGACACGCATCCGCTCGCTGGACATCACCTGGCCCAGCGGCGTCCGGCAGACGCTCGAGAACATCGCCGCCGACCAGATCCTCCAGGTGACCGAACCGGCAGCCCGGCCCGCCGCCTCAAAGACGGCTGCGGCAAAAGCGGCACCCGCCCGGCGCTGAAAGGCCGTTTTCGACGCGCGGCTCAAGACTGGCCGCCCTATCTGAGGTCCGGCTGGGACACTTTCCGCAGGTTCTGCTCGAAGAGTTTCAGAATACGGCGGTATTCATCGGTCCAGCTCGAAGCGTTCAAGAAGGCGTGGTCTTCCACCGGATAGATGGCTACTTCCCAGTTCGTCTTGCCCAGCTCGATCAGCTTCTGTGCCAGCCGCACCGTGTCCTGGAAATGGACATTGGAATCGGCCATGCCGTGACCGATGAGCAGCGCGCCCTGGAGGCCGGCGGCGTGATAGATGGGCGAACTGCGGCGGTAAGCTTCGGGGTCGTCCTGCGGGAGATTGAGGATGGCGCCGGTGTATGGATGGTTGTAGTGAGCCCAGTCAGTGACGGGCCGAAGCGCGGCGCCGGCGGCGAAGACGCCGGGCTGGGTGAACATCGCCATCAGCGTGA
Encoded here:
- a CDS encoding deoxyhypusine synthase-like protein; the protein is MLEDTNRRRIVRTRRVDEIGTFDELLRHCLPAFGGAYLRRIYTILDTAIGMGCPLTVSVAGPVTVSGQHQAWLIPLIETGWIAYVSTTDAVCYHDGHRALPGRGDCVFEVPIFGDDGALREQRIIRVADMAFEDDVLNDQDRLLSALLQRPEFQKKMSGTEFRYKLGLWYGAMEKASGVAPGLLSTCARMAVPVFVGAPGDGSVFLNSLKLWAMRETGLIERHELDLDIHLEVFESCAFHYWGLFESEARAMGTIILGGGVPKNFNLQPEPALSQLLGLPDIRGYLFDVQIVSSPVTDGSLSSCFPAEAVTWGKVDKDHYQQTTESMQCDYSIVLPLLVKALLENRARYERLAAEMGEEALFEKEPKARGYLRPRAGYRLYDRRAELVEKLKQAVREQRDWLLDSIRFPLPPAP
- a CDS encoding RNA-binding protein: MKRSAAAWAVLVVTAAALCLAVASSAREPVARAPQRPVYRDIAATWPFRYVSNNSLHGRKWFPQPMCGGIAVFDYDNDGRLDIFFTNGARFPERRRTDPSYFNLLLRQKPDGTFEDMTERAGLQGKDLDFNFGVAAGDYDNDGWTDLFIATAGRNVLYRNMRNGTFRDVTAGSGLGKKPPNLLSVVAAWFDYDRDGWLDLFVSNYTYWSPETDHRCAMSDMDLYCDPRRYPSVPHQLFRNLGNGTFADVTEKVRLNEAPGKGMGVSIADFNDDGWLDIFVANDTDPNFLFLNRQGKFFEETGLQLGVAYNENAQAGSSMGCDAKDYDNDGRTDIFYNNLRSQIWGLLRNTGGAFELVSTPTRITYLSRPYSGWSNGFIDYNNDGWKDIYSSNGDVDEFNELSPQNDTMFENVEGKHFIDVSAELGPDFMQRGFQRGSAFADLNNDGWMDIVVTSLNRRPRILLNSGLPGAHWLLVELNGRRSPRDAIGAKLKLTTVSGRTLYNHVSVSVGFMGSSDRRVHFGLGPETRIRSLDITWPSGVRQTLENIAADQILQVTEPAARPAASKTAAAKAAPARR